From the genome of Parazoarcus communis, one region includes:
- the grxD gene encoding Grx4 family monothiol glutaredoxin has protein sequence MDTQDVIREQVTTNPVVLYMKGTPQFPQCGFSSTAVQILSACGVKNLHTVNVLADEAIRQGIKQFANWPTIPQLYVNGEFVGGSDIMREMYQSGEMQQMLKDAGIV, from the coding sequence ATGGACACTCAGGACGTCATCCGCGAACAGGTCACCACCAACCCCGTCGTGCTCTACATGAAGGGTACGCCGCAGTTCCCGCAGTGCGGTTTTTCGTCGACCGCGGTGCAGATTCTCAGCGCCTGTGGCGTGAAGAACCTCCATACGGTGAACGTGCTCGCAGACGAAGCCATCCGCCAGGGCATCAAGCAGTTCGCCAACTGGCCGACCATTCCGCAGCTTTACGTTAACGGCGAGTTCGTCGGCGGATCGGACATCATGCGCGAGATGTACCAGAGCGGCGAGATGCAGCAGATGCTGAAGGATGCCGGGATCGTCTAA
- a CDS encoding nucleotidyltransferase family protein yields the protein MLEEVLLEPSRSLKLSLTEWDQLIASARSAQLLARLAWLMRTHELGPALPEVISDFLLAHEALADAQHEAVHLEAHEVLRAVAKTDCPVVFLKGSAYVLSGQPVRHGRLLGDIDIMVPRKHIADVELMLKLGGWSNAHHSQYDQRYYRQWMHELPAMIHRTRGVVLDVHHTILPPTSRSQLNAGKLFSHARPLEGLSNAFVLSEADSLIHCATHLFHEGEFEKGLRDLHDFHLLLETAIETGLDESGLAERARELDLAWPLYLALRYNQRVFGTSVATRALELLRKNCAPSQARLRLLDSLYERALRAHHPRAQNTNSGFALWLLFVRSHWLRMPPHLLTYHLSRKAIMRMMGNSSEGHG from the coding sequence ATGCTTGAAGAAGTTCTACTGGAGCCCTCACGCAGCCTCAAGCTGAGTCTCACGGAATGGGACCAACTCATTGCCAGCGCCCGCTCTGCGCAATTGCTCGCGCGCCTGGCTTGGCTCATGCGGACACACGAACTTGGACCTGCACTCCCCGAGGTGATATCCGACTTCCTGCTCGCCCACGAGGCACTTGCAGACGCGCAGCATGAAGCCGTTCACCTGGAAGCTCACGAAGTTCTTCGAGCGGTGGCAAAGACAGACTGCCCGGTCGTTTTCCTGAAAGGCAGCGCTTACGTCCTGTCCGGCCAGCCCGTCAGGCATGGACGCTTGCTCGGGGACATCGACATCATGGTTCCCCGCAAGCACATCGCTGATGTCGAACTGATGCTGAAGCTTGGCGGCTGGAGCAACGCACATCATTCGCAGTACGATCAGCGCTACTATCGCCAGTGGATGCACGAGCTTCCCGCGATGATCCACCGGACCCGTGGCGTCGTACTCGACGTGCACCACACAATTCTGCCGCCCACTTCTCGCTCACAACTGAACGCCGGGAAGCTGTTCAGTCACGCTAGGCCTCTTGAGGGACTAAGCAACGCATTCGTTTTGAGCGAGGCCGACTCGCTCATACATTGCGCCACACATCTGTTTCACGAAGGCGAGTTCGAAAAAGGCCTTCGTGACCTTCACGACTTCCACCTTCTTCTTGAAACAGCGATTGAAACCGGACTCGACGAATCGGGACTCGCCGAGCGCGCCAGAGAACTTGATCTTGCCTGGCCGCTTTATCTCGCGCTCCGATACAACCAACGGGTCTTTGGCACTTCGGTCGCAACGCGAGCCCTGGAACTGCTTCGAAAGAACTGCGCCCCCTCGCAAGCCAGGCTGCGGTTGCTGGACAGTCTCTACGAGCGCGCACTGCGTGCTCATCATCCCCGCGCCCAGAATACGAATTCAGGATTTGCGCTGTGGTTGCTGTTCGTGCGGTCGCACTGGCTGCGCATGCCGCCCCACCTTCTGACCTACCACCTGAGCCGCAAGGCGATCATGCGAATGATGGGCAACAGCAGCGAAGGGCATGGCTGA
- a CDS encoding HprK-related kinase A, which translates to MSTPTPFDKLANIDESRTIAALGGPGLILDLGPLLARVRVRNRQVARQLLSLYGEFPSTLEDGFAHLDVEVGRRPWPTSLFKPQARFISDGHEPFVPLPEAHALPLIEWGMNWTIATRVPNFLIVHAAVIALDDRAIVLPGIPGAGKSTLCAALVAAGWRLLSDEFALIHPDTLQIHPIPRPISLKNASIDIIRARWPDAWSSPPVLDTSKGSVSLFRPPTESVHSMKRTASATSVIFPKYASGKDLSFEAIPRARALARLSEHVVNFTELPRKHFGVMDRLFKFCQAADLEYSDLDQAISHLGSLIRSDNEQNA; encoded by the coding sequence TTGAGCACCCCGACACCGTTCGACAAACTCGCTAATATCGACGAATCGAGAACCATCGCAGCGCTTGGCGGACCAGGTCTGATTCTCGACCTTGGCCCCTTGCTCGCGAGAGTTCGCGTGCGTAACCGTCAGGTTGCCCGGCAACTGCTAAGCCTCTACGGTGAATTCCCCTCCACCCTCGAAGATGGCTTTGCTCACCTCGATGTAGAAGTCGGCCGCAGACCATGGCCGACAAGCCTGTTCAAACCGCAAGCCCGCTTCATCAGCGATGGCCACGAGCCATTTGTCCCCCTACCCGAAGCGCACGCACTTCCGCTCATTGAGTGGGGCATGAACTGGACGATCGCGACCAGGGTCCCAAACTTCCTGATCGTCCACGCTGCCGTTATCGCACTGGACGATCGGGCAATCGTGCTGCCCGGAATCCCGGGCGCAGGGAAGAGCACCCTCTGTGCCGCGCTTGTCGCAGCAGGCTGGCGCCTTCTTTCCGATGAATTCGCGCTGATTCACCCCGATACGCTACAGATCCATCCCATTCCGCGCCCGATCAGTCTCAAGAACGCCTCGATCGACATTATTCGCGCCCGCTGGCCGGACGCCTGGAGCTCCCCTCCCGTCCTCGATACAAGCAAGGGTTCGGTGTCACTATTCCGACCACCGACTGAAAGCGTGCATTCGATGAAGCGCACCGCTTCGGCAACGAGCGTGATTTTTCCGAAGTACGCTTCCGGAAAAGACCTGAGTTTCGAGGCAATTCCAAGAGCACGCGCCTTGGCAAGACTCTCTGAGCACGTGGTCAACTTCACCGAACTCCCACGCAAACATTTCGGCGTAATGGACCGCTTGTTCAAATTTTGCCAAGCGGCCGATCTGGAGTACTCGGACCTTGACCAAGCCATCAGCCATCTTGGATCACTTATCCGGTCGGACAATGAGCAGAATGCTTGA
- a CDS encoding serine/threonine-protein kinase produces MQVERIGKYEIRSLLGEGATSAVYLAWDAFHQREVALKQLYPELVSDRDRGRLYRQLMLNEAALAGKLTHPHIAQIYDAVIDDNDAYVVMEFVPGGTLEALVRPDSLPPFERLIEIIFKCSRALDYAFHQGVTHRDIKPANILLCKPDGSDIRISDFGAALQKASETTQIAGIGSPAYMSPQQVREMPLDHRTDIYSLGVVMYQMLTGRLPFEADNNYSLIYRIANDTPQPPIELRPEIPEALDAIVRRAMEKELDRRYQTWAEFSHDLALAFRNRSIALDRKTLPEAEKFQTLRSIAFFREFADAELWEIITLTQWSHLQPGTMIMKEGEAGDHFCFLAEGEARVKKRGKLLNVLSAGECFGEMALFSAGGGIRSASIEAATEVEVITMRARALQRASDTCRMHFYKAFLEVLSTRLSLMSARIANL; encoded by the coding sequence ATGCAGGTGGAGCGGATCGGAAAGTACGAGATTCGCAGCCTTCTTGGCGAAGGGGCGACCAGTGCCGTCTATCTGGCATGGGACGCCTTCCACCAGCGTGAAGTCGCACTCAAGCAGCTGTATCCGGAGCTCGTCAGCGACCGCGACCGCGGCCGCCTCTATCGTCAGCTCATGCTCAACGAGGCGGCCCTCGCCGGCAAACTCACCCACCCGCACATCGCCCAGATCTACGATGCAGTCATCGACGATAACGACGCCTATGTGGTGATGGAGTTCGTGCCGGGCGGAACGCTCGAGGCGCTGGTGCGCCCCGACAGCCTGCCGCCATTCGAGCGCCTGATCGAGATCATCTTCAAGTGCAGCCGGGCGCTCGATTACGCCTTCCACCAGGGCGTCACCCATCGCGACATCAAGCCCGCCAACATCCTGCTGTGCAAGCCCGACGGCAGCGACATCCGCATCTCGGACTTCGGCGCGGCCCTGCAAAAGGCAAGCGAGACCACCCAGATCGCGGGCATCGGCTCGCCGGCCTACATGTCGCCGCAGCAGGTGCGCGAGATGCCGCTGGATCATCGCACCGACATCTATTCGCTCGGCGTGGTGATGTACCAGATGCTGACCGGCCGCCTGCCTTTCGAGGCCGACAACAACTACAGCCTGATCTACCGCATCGCCAACGACACCCCACAGCCTCCGATCGAACTGCGACCCGAGATCCCCGAGGCACTCGACGCCATCGTGCGTCGCGCGATGGAAAAGGAACTCGACCGCCGCTACCAGACCTGGGCCGAGTTCTCGCACGATCTGGCACTGGCGTTTCGCAACCGCAGTATCGCGCTGGACCGGAAGACGCTCCCCGAAGCCGAAAAATTCCAGACCTTGCGCAGCATTGCCTTCTTTCGCGAGTTCGCCGATGCGGAACTGTGGGAGATCATCACGCTGACGCAATGGAGCCACCTGCAACCCGGCACCATGATCATGAAGGAAGGTGAAGCGGGCGATCACTTCTGCTTTCTTGCCGAAGGCGAAGCACGAGTCAAGAAACGGGGCAAATTGCTGAATGTACTCAGCGCCGGCGAGTGCTTCGGCGAGATGGCACTGTTCTCGGCTGGCGGCGGCATCCGCTCGGCGTCAATCGAAGCCGCCACCGAGGTCGAAGTCATCACCATGCGCGCGCGCGCACTGCAGCGCGCATCCGACACCTGCCGCATGCATTTCTACAAGGCATTTCTGGAAGTGCTGTCTACACGGCTGTCGCTGATGAGTGCGAGGATTGCGAACCTTTGA
- the argH gene encoding argininosuccinate lyase, producing the protein MTDATSSQPAKAWSGRFSEPVSDLVKRYTASVTFDQRMAAQDIRGSLAHAKMLARQGIIGASDFADIERGMAQIAGEIERGEFVWSLDDEDVHLNIEKRLTALVGDAGKRLHTGRSRNDQVATDIRLWLRDAIDQTLELIGDFQRNLLDIAEQHADTPMPGFTHLQVAQPVTFGHHLMAYYEMSRRDAERFADCRKRVNRLPLGSAALAGTSYPIDREFVAAELGFDEVCYNSLDAVSDRDFAIEFCAAAALLMTHLSRLSEELILWMSPRVGFIDLADRFCTGSSIMPQKKNPDVPELVRGKTGRTNGNLIALLTLMKGQPLAYNKDNQEDKEPLYDTADTVIDTLRIYADMITGIKVKADNMRGALSQGFATATDLADYLVKQGLPFRDAHEAVALAVRAAEQRGCDLPQFTLDELRAAMAEVPGAAERAGPEIFAVLTIEGSLASRNHVGGTAPDQVRAAILRARKQLG; encoded by the coding sequence ATGACAGACGCTACCTCATCTCAGCCCGCCAAAGCATGGTCGGGTCGCTTTTCCGAACCGGTATCGGACCTGGTCAAGCGCTACACCGCATCGGTTACTTTCGACCAGCGCATGGCCGCGCAGGACATCCGCGGCTCGCTCGCCCACGCGAAGATGCTCGCCCGCCAAGGCATTATCGGTGCCAGCGATTTTGCGGACATCGAGCGCGGCATGGCCCAGATTGCGGGCGAAATCGAGCGCGGCGAGTTCGTCTGGAGCCTTGACGACGAAGACGTCCACCTGAACATCGAGAAGCGCCTCACCGCGCTCGTCGGCGACGCTGGCAAGCGCCTGCACACCGGCCGCAGCCGCAACGACCAGGTCGCGACCGACATCCGCCTGTGGTTGCGCGATGCAATCGACCAGACGCTTGAACTGATCGGCGACTTCCAGCGCAACCTGCTCGACATCGCCGAACAGCACGCGGATACGCCGATGCCCGGCTTCACTCACCTGCAGGTGGCGCAGCCGGTTACCTTCGGTCATCACCTGATGGCCTATTACGAGATGAGCCGGCGCGACGCCGAGCGCTTCGCCGACTGCCGCAAACGCGTCAACCGCCTGCCGCTGGGCTCGGCCGCGCTGGCCGGCACCAGCTACCCGATCGACCGCGAATTCGTGGCCGCCGAACTCGGCTTCGACGAGGTCTGCTACAACTCGCTCGACGCCGTCAGCGATCGCGACTTCGCCATCGAGTTCTGTGCCGCAGCCGCACTGCTGATGACGCATCTGTCGCGCCTGTCCGAAGAACTCATTCTGTGGATGAGCCCGCGCGTCGGCTTCATCGACCTCGCCGACCGCTTCTGCACCGGCTCGAGCATCATGCCGCAGAAGAAAAACCCCGACGTCCCCGAACTCGTGCGCGGCAAGACCGGCCGCACCAACGGCAACCTGATTGCACTGCTGACCCTGATGAAAGGCCAGCCGCTGGCCTACAACAAGGACAATCAGGAAGACAAGGAGCCGCTGTACGACACCGCCGACACCGTCATCGACACGCTGCGCATCTACGCCGACATGATCACCGGCATCAAGGTGAAGGCAGACAACATGCGCGGCGCACTGTCGCAGGGCTTTGCCACCGCGACCGACCTCGCCGACTATCTCGTCAAGCAGGGCCTGCCCTTCCGCGACGCGCATGAAGCCGTTGCGCTGGCGGTACGCGCTGCCGAGCAACGCGGCTGCGACCTGCCCCAGTTCACCCTGGACGAGTTGCGCGCAGCCATGGCCGAAGTGCCCGGTGCGGCCGAGCGCGCAGGCCCGGAAATCTTCGCGGTACTCACCATCGAAGGCTCACTCGCATCCCGCAATCACGTGGGCGGCACCGCACCCGATCAGGTTCGGGCAGCCATTTTGCGCGCGCGCAAGCAGCTGGGCTGA
- a CDS encoding LytR/AlgR family response regulator transcription factor: MKTLEVLIVDDERLARARLRRLLANQADIRITGEADGAESLREHIRKHVPHVVILDIEMQGEDGISLGHWLAELANPPAVIFLTAHREFALDAFSARAAGYLLKPVSAAQLIDVLHTVQRPTRATQTTNQGAPLPMLSVLAGRRSRLVPADEILAFRAEDKGVTAFTRQGRFFVDDSLKELETRFEPAGFLRAHRAWLISRAAVRSIERDAVGHHWLEMDEVGEPVPVSRRQLSRLQASLRP; the protein is encoded by the coding sequence GAAGTCCTGATCGTCGACGACGAACGACTGGCGCGCGCACGACTGCGGCGGCTCCTGGCGAATCAAGCCGACATCCGAATCACCGGCGAGGCCGATGGCGCGGAGAGCCTGCGCGAGCACATCCGCAAGCACGTGCCTCATGTTGTCATCCTCGACATCGAAATGCAGGGCGAAGATGGCATCTCGCTGGGGCACTGGCTGGCGGAACTCGCCAATCCGCCGGCAGTGATCTTCCTCACCGCGCACCGCGAATTCGCGCTCGATGCGTTCTCTGCACGGGCCGCGGGATACCTGCTCAAGCCCGTCAGCGCAGCGCAATTGATCGATGTGCTGCATACGGTGCAACGCCCTACGCGCGCCACCCAGACCACAAACCAGGGCGCACCTTTGCCCATGCTTTCAGTTCTTGCAGGACGACGCTCGCGCCTGGTCCCTGCGGACGAAATCCTGGCCTTCCGGGCTGAAGACAAGGGCGTGACCGCGTTCACCCGTCAGGGCCGGTTCTTCGTCGATGACAGCCTGAAGGAACTCGAAACCCGCTTCGAGCCCGCAGGTTTCCTGCGCGCTCACCGTGCCTGGCTGATCTCCCGTGCAGCCGTGCGCTCGATCGAGCGCGATGCGGTCGGACACCACTGGCTCGAGATGGACGAAGTGGGCGAACCCGTTCCCGTCAGCCGGAGGCAGTTATCGCGCCTGCAGGCGTCGTTACGCCCTTAG